The Anabaena sp. WA102 genome contains a region encoding:
- a CDS encoding cation:proton antiporter, with amino-acid sequence MHTVILVLVEVLIVIGLSRLVGLGFKAIKQPLVIGEIFAGIMLGPSLFGLIAPGLAHSLFPPETMPYLNVLSQIGLIFFMFLIGLELNPKYLSGNLKTAILISNLSIIVPFASAFVLSFVLYPLVSSNHVNFAPFALFLGAAMSITAFPVLARIITENNLQGTRLGTLALTCAAVDDVTAWCILAVAIAVARHGSIDQQAILTIIESIAYIGFMFTIGRWFLKRLSKHHRRAGRLSQFVLAVIYMGVVSSALITEFIGIHLIFGAFLLGAVMPKDEELVRELAIKTEDFVLIFLLPIFFAYSGLKTQIGLLNSPHLWLLSALILLVAIGGKFTGAYIAARISGIDKREASALGWLMNTRGLTELIVLNIGLELGVITPLLFTMLVIMALVTTFMTSPLLEFTYPKRLIRLDVVEPEAEIPAEAVPVPSEPYITQYRMLVPVANPATQKGLLQLATAIAVNNRQPAVVYPLSFIELEEDYGFESTPTEADRLIAERRQKLEELIATLEPPETRSYIHPIVRISSNVARETAQIAKIEQPDLVLVGWHRPAFSNNRLGGRVGQILSTTPVDVAVFVDKGGNAIESLLVPYSANIHDDLALIIALRMLINRDTCILQVLQVFKGTHIQEELSYELNAMIERLPQSVRDRIEIKSVTSPEPIQSVIAASENVDLTIVGTSRLWGIERQTLGRYTDQLAIQCRSSLLITRRYSQVTSHLTALLPAVNTQEITDNS; translated from the coding sequence ATGCACACAGTTATTCTCGTTTTGGTTGAAGTATTAATTGTGATTGGACTCTCTCGACTTGTGGGACTGGGATTCAAAGCAATTAAACAACCATTGGTAATCGGCGAGATTTTCGCTGGTATCATGCTTGGTCCATCATTATTTGGTTTAATTGCTCCTGGTTTAGCTCATAGCCTGTTTCCACCAGAAACCATGCCTTATTTGAATGTTTTATCGCAAATAGGGCTAATATTTTTCATGTTTCTGATTGGGTTGGAATTAAATCCCAAGTATCTGAGTGGTAACTTAAAAACTGCCATTCTCATTTCCAATCTCAGTATTATTGTTCCCTTTGCTTCGGCTTTTGTATTGTCTTTCGTCCTTTATCCCTTAGTTTCTAGTAATCATGTCAATTTTGCCCCCTTTGCCTTATTTTTAGGGGCGGCGATGTCAATTACTGCCTTTCCGGTGTTGGCGAGAATTATCACCGAAAATAACTTACAGGGAACTCGTTTGGGGACATTAGCCTTAACTTGTGCGGCAGTAGATGATGTGACAGCCTGGTGTATTTTAGCAGTAGCGATCGCTGTCGCTCGTCACGGTAGCATTGATCAACAAGCTATTCTCACCATTATTGAAAGTATTGCTTATATTGGCTTCATGTTCACAATTGGGCGATGGTTTCTCAAACGTCTGAGTAAACATCATCGTCGGGCTGGGCGGTTGAGTCAATTCGTTCTGGCTGTAATTTATATGGGAGTTGTCTCCTCCGCCTTAATTACTGAATTTATCGGTATTCACCTAATTTTTGGGGCATTTTTATTAGGCGCAGTCATGCCCAAAGATGAAGAGTTAGTCAGAGAATTAGCGATCAAAACTGAAGATTTCGTCCTTATATTTTTGTTACCAATATTCTTCGCCTACAGTGGTTTAAAAACACAAATTGGTTTGCTTAACAGTCCTCATTTATGGCTATTGTCAGCCTTGATTTTATTAGTAGCAATTGGTGGTAAATTTACTGGTGCTTATATAGCCGCTCGAATTAGTGGTATTGACAAACGGGAAGCATCAGCCCTGGGTTGGTTGATGAATACTCGCGGTTTAACCGAATTAATTGTCTTGAATATTGGTTTAGAGTTAGGCGTGATTACCCCCTTACTTTTCACCATGTTAGTAATTATGGCTTTGGTGACAACATTCATGACTTCACCATTACTGGAATTTACTTATCCGAAACGCCTGATCCGATTAGATGTTGTTGAACCAGAAGCTGAAATCCCAGCAGAAGCCGTACCAGTCCCCAGCGAACCTTATATTACCCAATATCGGATGTTAGTCCCAGTGGCTAATCCCGCTACCCAAAAAGGTTTGTTACAGTTGGCAACTGCGATCGCCGTCAACAACCGACAACCTGCTGTAGTTTATCCCCTCAGCTTCATTGAACTCGAAGAAGACTATGGTTTTGAAAGTACCCCAACGGAAGCCGACAGACTTATTGCCGAACGTCGCCAAAAACTAGAAGAATTAATCGCTACCCTAGAACCACCAGAAACACGCTCCTATATCCATCCTATAGTTCGCATATCTAGCAATGTTGCCAGAGAAACAGCACAGATAGCCAAAATTGAACAACCAGATTTAGTTCTCGTCGGTTGGCATCGTCCAGCTTTTAGCAACAATCGGTTAGGGGGAAGAGTCGGACAAATTCTCAGTACCACACCGGTAGATGTCGCCGTATTTGTAGATAAGGGAGGCAACGCCATTGAAAGTTTATTAGTTCCCTACTCCGCCAACATCCATGACGATTTAGCATTAATTATCGCTTTGAGAATGCTGATTAATCGGGATACTTGTATTTTACAAGTTTTACAAGTCTTTAAAGGCACTCACATCCAAGAAGAATTAAGTTATGAACTCAACGCCATGATTGAGCGATTACCACAAAGTGTGCGCGATCGCATTGAAATCAAAAGCGTTACATCCCCAGAACCAATCCAATCCGTAATTGCAGCCTCCGAAAATGTTGATTTGACCATTGTTGGTACTAGCCGTCTGTGGGGAATTGAACGCCAAACCCTGGGAAGATACACAGATCAACTCGCCATTCAATGTCGTTCTTCATTACTCATTACCCGTCGTTACAGTCAAGTTACCTCACACCTTACCGCCCTCCTACCAGCAGTTAATACCCAAGAAATCACTGATAATTCCTAA
- a CDS encoding ABC-F family ATP-binding cassette domain-containing protein has protein sequence MLRLEHISKIYPTGEVLKDVNWEVKPGDRIGLVGVNGAGKSTQLKIISGEIEPTAGEIIRPASLHIAYLNQEFEVDPTRTVREEFWTVFKEANEVQKALAHIPHEMETANPEELDELIHELDRLQRQFEALDGYNLDSRIGKILPEMGFQLEDSDRLVSAFSGGWQMRMSLGKILLQKPDLLLLDEPTNHLDLETIEWLENYLRGLITPMVIVSHDREFLDRLCNQIVETERGVSSSYLGNYSSYLQQKAENQYAQLNAYERQQKELEKQQAFVEKFRASATRSTQAKSREKLLDKIERIEAPTGGMRTLHFRFPDATRSGREVVEIKDLTHIYGDKILFLSANLLVERGDRIAFLGPNGAGKSTLLKIMMGVEPPTEGIVKLGDHNVIPGYFEQNQAEALDLNKTVMQTIHDEVPNWTNEEVRTLLGRFLFTGDTVFKKVAALSGGEKARLALAKMLLRPANLIILDEPTNHLDIPAKEMMEEALQNYDGTVLVVSHDRYFISQVANKIVEIRDGDFHVYLGDYHYYLDKKAEEKELAELAAAEAAKAAKKAAKSAKAGAKQK, from the coding sequence ATGCTGCGATTAGAACATATCAGTAAAATTTATCCTACAGGCGAAGTTCTTAAAGATGTCAACTGGGAAGTCAAACCAGGAGATCGTATTGGTTTAGTTGGTGTTAACGGTGCGGGAAAATCCACCCAATTGAAAATCATCTCTGGGGAGATTGAACCCACCGCTGGAGAAATTATTCGTCCCGCCAGTCTACATATAGCTTATCTTAACCAAGAATTTGAGGTTGACCCCACTCGTACAGTTAGAGAAGAATTTTGGACTGTATTTAAAGAAGCTAATGAAGTGCAGAAGGCTTTAGCTCATATCCCTCATGAGATGGAAACAGCTAATCCAGAAGAGTTAGATGAGCTAATTCATGAGTTAGATCGGTTACAGCGTCAGTTTGAAGCTTTGGATGGATATAATTTAGACTCACGGATTGGTAAGATATTACCAGAGATGGGATTTCAACTAGAAGATAGCGATCGCCTAGTTAGTGCCTTCTCCGGTGGTTGGCAAATGCGGATGAGTTTAGGAAAAATCCTCCTGCAAAAACCCGACTTATTACTACTGGACGAACCGACAAACCACCTAGATTTAGAAACTATTGAATGGTTAGAAAATTACCTCAGAGGTTTAATTACCCCAATGGTCATAGTTTCCCATGACCGGGAATTTTTAGATCGTCTGTGTAACCAAATCGTTGAAACAGAAAGAGGTGTTTCTAGTTCTTACCTGGGTAATTACTCATCCTACCTGCAACAAAAAGCCGAAAATCAATACGCACAACTCAACGCTTACGAACGTCAACAAAAAGAATTAGAAAAACAACAGGCATTTGTAGAAAAATTCCGTGCCAGTGCTACTCGCAGTACCCAAGCGAAAAGTAGAGAAAAACTACTTGATAAAATTGAACGCATTGAAGCACCGACAGGAGGAATGAGAACCCTACATTTCCGTTTTCCTGATGCCACTCGTAGCGGTAGAGAAGTAGTGGAAATTAAGGACTTAACCCATATTTATGGGGATAAAATTCTGTTTTTATCTGCAAATCTGCTGGTGGAAAGAGGAGACAGAATCGCCTTCCTTGGTCCCAACGGTGCAGGTAAGTCCACACTGTTAAAAATTATGATGGGTGTTGAACCACCCACAGAAGGGATTGTGAAATTAGGTGATCACAACGTGATTCCTGGTTACTTTGAACAAAACCAAGCGGAAGCCTTGGATTTAAATAAAACCGTCATGCAAACCATCCATGACGAAGTTCCCAACTGGACAAACGAAGAAGTCCGCACATTGTTAGGCAGATTCTTATTTACTGGTGATACTGTATTTAAGAAAGTTGCGGCATTGAGTGGAGGTGAAAAGGCTCGATTAGCATTGGCAAAAATGCTATTACGTCCAGCAAATTTAATCATCCTGGATGAGCCTACCAACCACTTAGATATTCCGGCAAAGGAAATGATGGAAGAGGCTTTGCAAAACTATGATGGTACTGTCCTTGTAGTTTCCCACGACCGTTATTTTATCTCCCAAGTAGCTAACAAAATTGTCGAAATTCGTGATGGTGATTTTCATGTTTACTTAGGCGATTATCACTACTATCTCGATAAGAAAGCTGAAGAAAAAGAACTGGCGGAATTGGCAGCAGCAGAAGCCGCAAAAGCCGCTAAAAAAGCCGCTAAATCTGCAAAAGCTGGAGCAAAGCAGAAATAG
- a CDS encoding Uma2 family endonuclease, with amino-acid sequence MVQSPLKLITANEFITQYGDSDRYELIDGELIEMEPTGPHEQVSSLIGRKLNVEIDHQDLPYFIPHRCLIKLLGTNTAFRPDVIVLDQTQLINEPLWQKEPVITSGKSIKLIAEVVSTNWQNDYARKVEDYALLAVPEYWIVDYLGIGGREYIGKIKLPTITICTLVEDEYQKRLFQNNDQLLSSIFPNLQLTAKQVFASGGIVTM; translated from the coding sequence ATGGTACAATCACCCCTAAAACTAATTACAGCTAATGAATTTATTACTCAGTATGGCGACAGCGATCGCTATGAACTTATTGATGGGGAATTAATCGAGATGGAACCAACAGGACCCCATGAACAGGTATCATCATTAATTGGGCGAAAACTGAATGTAGAAATTGATCATCAAGACTTACCATACTTTATCCCCCATCGCTGCTTGATCAAACTATTGGGAACAAACACAGCCTTTCGTCCCGATGTGATTGTATTAGACCAAACCCAACTAATCAATGAACCATTATGGCAAAAAGAGCCTGTAATTACATCAGGAAAATCAATTAAACTAATTGCTGAAGTCGTCAGCACAAACTGGCAAAATGATTATGCTCGCAAAGTTGAAGATTACGCCCTATTAGCTGTTCCTGAATATTGGATTGTAGATTATTTAGGCATTGGTGGTAGAGAATATATTGGCAAAATCAAACTGCCAACAATTACAATTTGTACATTAGTAGAAGACGAATATCAAAAGCGATTATTTCAAAACAATGATCAATTGCTTTCCTCAATCTTTCCCAACTTGCAATTAACAGCAAAACAAGTTTTTGCGTCCGGGGGTATTGTTACTATGTAA